Proteins encoded in a region of the Carassius gibelio isolate Cgi1373 ecotype wild population from Czech Republic chromosome B5, carGib1.2-hapl.c, whole genome shotgun sequence genome:
- the ca4a gene encoding carbonic anhydrase 4a — translation MRCLLSAALLSVIVHLCSGADWCYQTQVSCESHCKGPDRWSEVNADCGKSRQSPINIVTKKTKLDERLTPFKFTGYQTVFESTMKNNGHSVQVSIPITATVSGGNLGETYKAVQFHLHWGNSGGPGSEHTVDGEQYPMELHIVHMKQRYNRLEDALRDPSGIAVLGFFYEESSSSNRKYDLFTHGLRSIQNTNGNTTLRKISLNQLILPEANMTNYYRYDGSLTTPGCTEAVVWTVFENPIPLDREQLRAFSALKFHDGNPMVGTFRPVQPRNGRVVYRSSGAAVTASAVLILASISAALGLSHPN, via the exons ATGCGGTGTCTGCTTTCAGCTGCTCTTCTGTCTGTGATTGTGCACCTGTGCTCCGGTGCAG ACTGGTGCTACCAGACACAAGTGAGCTGTGAATCTCACTGTAAAG GACCAGACCGATGGAGTGAAGTCAATGCAGACTGTGGGAAGAGCAGACAGTCACCAATCAACATCGTGACCAAGAAAACCAAGCTGGATGAGCGGCTGACGCCTTTCAAATTCACCGGTTACCAGACCGTGTTCGAGAGCACCATGAAGAACAACGGCCACTCGG TTCAGGTCAGTATACCCATCACAGCCACAGTGTCTGGAGGAAACCTGGGAGAAACGTACAAAGCCGTGCAGTTTCACCTCCACTGGGGCAACAGCGGAGGTCCTGGATCTGAACACACCGTCGATGGAGAGCAGTATCCTATGGAG CTGCATATTGTGCACATGAAACAAAGATACAACAGACTCGAAGACGCACTCAGAGATCCCTCAGGAATCGCGGTGCTGGGATTCTTCTACGAG GAGTCGAGCAGCTCTAACAGAAAGTACGATCTCTTCACACACGGCCTGCGCAGCATCCAGAATACAA ATGGAAACACGACGCTCCGTAAGATTTCTCTGAATCAGCTCATTCTGCCTGAAGCCAACATGACGAACTATTACCGGTACGACGGCTCTCTGACCACACCGGGCTGCACGGAGGCTGTGGTGTGGACGGTGTTTGAAAACCCCATTCCCCTCGACAGAGAACAG CTCCGGGCTTTTTCCGCCCTGAAGTTTCACGATGGGAACCCGATGGTGGGAACGTTTAGACCCGTTCAGCCACGTAATGGACGTGTGGTTTACCGGTCCAGCGGAGCAGCGGTCACCGCCAGCGCTGTCCTGATTCTGGCCTCCATCAGTGCAGCGTTAGGCCTGTCCCATCCGAACTAG